One window from the genome of Oceanisphaera sp. IT1-181 encodes:
- a CDS encoding AEC family transporter, translated as MLTVSNALGPLFLLILTGVVLKRLRFPEPQFWHGAERFIYFLLFPAMLISTLATADFGQVAFGGMISLLSGLLILLAAGLWLFRNRLGLDLPSFSSVFQGALRFNTYVGLAGAAALYGEAGITAAAVAIAIMVPLVNVLCVLMFIGCGDSGQSGLWGAMQALAKNPLLLGCIIGIALNVSGVGLPGWSRDTLALAGQAALPLGLITVGVALQLKALRGTGAAFWQACTIKFGLLPLLALTAGCLLGLQEVELGVVVLFTALPTATSSYILARQMGGNAPLMAAVITGQTLLAMAVLPLWMSLLGALQP; from the coding sequence ATGCTCACTGTCAGCAATGCACTCGGCCCCCTGTTTCTGCTAATTCTCACCGGCGTGGTGCTCAAGCGACTGCGTTTTCCCGAACCTCAGTTCTGGCATGGTGCCGAGCGCTTTATCTATTTTCTGCTGTTTCCAGCCATGCTGATCAGCACCCTGGCCACGGCCGACTTCGGTCAGGTGGCCTTTGGCGGCATGATCAGCCTGCTGTCTGGCCTGCTCATACTGCTGGCCGCCGGGCTCTGGCTGTTTCGCAACCGGCTCGGGCTGGATCTGCCTTCCTTCAGCTCGGTGTTTCAGGGCGCCCTACGCTTTAATACCTATGTGGGCCTGGCCGGAGCCGCCGCCCTGTATGGCGAAGCCGGCATTACCGCCGCCGCCGTAGCCATTGCCATCATGGTACCCCTGGTCAATGTCCTCTGCGTGCTGATGTTTATCGGCTGTGGCGACAGTGGCCAATCTGGGCTCTGGGGTGCCATGCAGGCGCTGGCTAAAAACCCCTTGCTGCTTGGCTGTATCATCGGCATAGCACTCAATGTCTCTGGTGTAGGGCTGCCCGGTTGGAGTCGGGACACCCTGGCCTTGGCCGGTCAGGCCGCCTTGCCGCTGGGATTGATTACTGTGGGTGTCGCGTTACAGCTCAAGGCGCTGCGCGGCACCGGAGCCGCGTTCTGGCAGGCATGCACCATCAAGTTCGGCCTGCTGCCGTTACTGGCACTGACGGCGGGTTGTTTGCTGGGACTGCAAGAAGTAGAGCTGGGAGTCGTGGTGCTCTTTACCGCCCTGCCTACCGCGACTTCATCCTATATACTGGCTCGGCAGATGGGCGGTAACGCGCCACTGATGGCCGCCGTGATCACCGGCCAAACACTGCTAGCGATGGCGGTATTACCCTTATGGATGTCGCTATTGGGCGCCTTGCAGCCATAA
- a CDS encoding endo alpha-1,4 polygalactosaminidase → MRLLIWVLLLLPTLFIQVIGAERPAKSIAFYYDSIDSVRELMSYERVVVTPSLITERQIETLHKAGTQVFAYLSIGEYDEKILPESLSLLSPVQNTNWQSHVMDLSAIAWREHLLQRASQYVTKGFDGLFLDTLDSYYLFAEEEAAQAGQQQALARIIEELAGLNAKPKLILNRGFEVLEQVSDFAHAVVAESLYHGYDPINDSYREMSETDSEWLTNQLNRVKALNLEAIVIDYIPGNEREAQKVAAQRLLNEGYTPYISDGLLYQFGVSTIEPIARRVLGFFDSTQEDYTGSLCHRLGATSIEYLGYVPECLDVNTIDFARLDINRYAAIVAWLDESTYNQQPQLQAWLAQHLNVRPMLFLGDLPTLPALRAELGLQTAGDLQGKINISQGKDWLKSTNTIAFSEFETYSKWLSAKPEVEVLLGVTDDTADTAGLLFSAPWGGAALSPLPITTLANDKEVWLIDPFRLLEGILSLPAIPAADVTTETGRRILTSHVDGDGFPSKSWFPGKPYTAEVLMEHIFKPFNIPQTVSVIEGEVSKQGLYPEISAELETIARNIFSLPNIEVASHTFSHPFFWKSTTSIKEKKYGDNLPIPNYDVDFHKEIIGSVDYINQRLAPKDKKTNLILWSGGANPDEKTLGIAERANLLNVNGGNTNVVFGNSSLTQVSPTIAWYPTAVQVYAPVLNENVYTSEWTENFEGYRRVIETFELLGSPRRLKTIGIYYHMYSGTYPASLKAVKDVHAWAIQQKVTPLYLSEYAMRAKTLYETGLAHTLDGRWQITSSGIKSLRLPHRLGTPVMNKSTIAGWEDSEDGKYLFLSDARATLTLSDQKDRTVRLKNANGQLLKWQRLGNVIRWSILSHVPLEFELAHAAKCKQSGNTTLHQVSTVENTVRYTSEKAGLFSGELRC, encoded by the coding sequence ATGCGTCTTCTCATCTGGGTTCTGTTGCTGTTGCCAACCCTATTCATTCAGGTGATAGGTGCAGAGCGGCCAGCTAAATCCATTGCTTTCTATTACGATAGTATTGATTCAGTACGCGAACTGATGAGCTATGAACGGGTTGTTGTGACTCCCTCATTGATCACTGAACGACAGATTGAAACCCTACACAAAGCCGGTACCCAAGTTTTTGCCTATCTCAGCATCGGTGAATATGATGAAAAAATTCTGCCCGAGTCGCTAAGCTTACTCTCCCCTGTACAAAATACTAATTGGCAAAGTCATGTAATGGACTTGTCTGCTATTGCTTGGCGTGAGCACCTTCTGCAACGGGCTTCTCAGTATGTTACTAAAGGGTTCGATGGTCTCTTTCTCGATACTCTTGATAGTTATTATCTGTTTGCAGAAGAAGAAGCGGCTCAAGCTGGTCAACAGCAGGCGTTAGCGCGGATTATCGAAGAGTTAGCGGGGTTGAATGCAAAACCAAAACTGATCTTGAACCGCGGCTTTGAAGTACTGGAACAGGTCAGTGACTTTGCCCATGCGGTGGTAGCGGAATCTCTTTATCATGGCTATGACCCTATCAATGATAGCTATCGAGAAATGAGCGAGACCGATAGCGAATGGCTGACTAATCAGTTAAATAGGGTTAAAGCTCTCAATTTAGAAGCCATCGTCATTGATTATATTCCTGGTAATGAGCGAGAGGCGCAAAAAGTGGCTGCGCAACGTCTACTGAATGAAGGTTATACGCCTTATATTAGTGATGGCCTGCTTTATCAGTTTGGCGTCAGTACTATTGAGCCTATAGCTAGGCGAGTGCTCGGGTTTTTCGACAGTACCCAGGAAGACTACACTGGCTCTTTATGCCATCGACTGGGTGCCACATCTATCGAATATTTGGGTTATGTACCTGAATGTTTGGATGTTAATACCATTGATTTTGCTCGGTTGGATATCAACCGTTATGCGGCCATAGTGGCTTGGCTGGACGAAAGCACTTATAACCAGCAGCCTCAACTGCAAGCATGGCTGGCACAACACCTCAACGTTCGTCCTATGCTCTTTCTCGGTGATTTACCCACCTTGCCTGCGCTTAGAGCAGAGCTAGGGTTGCAAACTGCGGGCGATTTACAAGGTAAGATAAATATTTCCCAAGGCAAAGATTGGCTGAAATCGACCAATACTATTGCCTTTAGCGAGTTTGAAACATATTCCAAATGGCTCAGCGCCAAGCCAGAAGTAGAAGTACTACTTGGTGTTACCGACGATACCGCAGATACAGCCGGATTACTGTTCAGTGCTCCTTGGGGAGGGGCGGCACTTTCACCATTGCCAATAACAACCTTGGCCAATGATAAGGAAGTCTGGTTAATTGACCCCTTTCGTTTGCTTGAGGGAATACTTAGCCTTCCCGCGATTCCGGCGGCGGATGTGACTACTGAAACGGGACGGCGTATTTTAACCAGCCATGTTGATGGTGATGGTTTTCCCTCTAAGTCTTGGTTCCCTGGTAAGCCGTATACCGCAGAAGTACTGATGGAGCATATCTTTAAGCCCTTTAATATTCCGCAGACCGTATCTGTTATTGAAGGTGAAGTAAGTAAACAAGGCTTGTATCCAGAAATCAGTGCTGAGCTTGAAACTATCGCTCGTAATATTTTTTCTCTACCGAATATTGAAGTGGCATCTCACACCTTCAGTCATCCGTTTTTCTGGAAAAGCACGACCTCTATTAAAGAAAAAAAATACGGTGATAACCTTCCTATTCCTAATTATGATGTCGACTTTCATAAGGAAATTATTGGCAGTGTTGATTACATCAATCAGCGATTAGCCCCTAAAGATAAAAAAACAAATCTTATTCTCTGGAGTGGCGGAGCTAATCCAGATGAAAAAACTCTGGGTATTGCTGAGCGAGCAAATTTACTTAATGTTAATGGCGGTAATACTAATGTGGTGTTCGGTAATAGTAGCCTAACCCAAGTTTCTCCTACTATTGCTTGGTACCCTACTGCCGTTCAGGTTTATGCTCCAGTATTAAATGAAAACGTTTATACCAGCGAATGGACTGAAAATTTTGAAGGCTATCGCCGTGTTATTGAGACCTTCGAGTTGTTGGGTAGCCCGCGAAGATTAAAAACCATTGGTATTTATTATCATATGTATTCTGGTACTTATCCTGCATCATTGAAAGCCGTGAAAGATGTTCACGCGTGGGCCATTCAGCAAAAAGTGACTCCGCTTTATTTGAGTGAATATGCCATGCGGGCCAAAACCTTATATGAAACCGGGCTGGCTCACACGCTAGACGGCCGATGGCAGATCACCAGTTCGGGCATAAAAAGCCTGCGCTTACCTCATCGACTTGGCACGCCTGTTATGAATAAGAGTACTATTGCTGGCTGGGAAGACAGCGAAGACGGCAAGTATTTATTCCTTTCCGATGCTAGAGCAACTCTAACCTTATCAGATCAAAAGGATCGAACCGTTCGTCTTAAGAATGCTAATGGACAGCTGCTCAAATGGCAGCGTCTCGGTAATGTTATCCGCTGGAGTATTCTCAGTCATGTCCCGCTGGAGTTTGAATTGGCCCACGCTGCAAAGTGCAAGCAAAGTGGTAATACAACACTTCACCAGGTAAGCACTGTAGAAAATACCGTACGTTATACCAGCGAGAAAGCCGGCCTGTTTAGCGGTGAGCTGCGCTGCTAG
- the tusA gene encoding sulfurtransferase TusA, translating into MTTAILDAQHNLDAMGLRCPEPVMMVRKQVRGMQAGETLLITADDPSTARDIPSFCQFMDHALLSSQIEQLPYQFLIQKGN; encoded by the coding sequence ATGACCACTGCTATTCTCGATGCTCAGCATAATTTAGATGCCATGGGCTTGCGTTGCCCAGAACCGGTGATGATGGTGCGCAAACAAGTGCGCGGCATGCAGGCGGGTGAAACCTTGCTGATCACCGCCGACGATCCCTCGACCGCCCGAGATATTCCTAGCTTTTGTCAGTTTATGGATCACGCCCTGCTATCTAGCCAAATAGAACAACTGCCCTACCAGTTTTTGATCCAGAAAGGCAATTGA
- a CDS encoding TrkH family potassium uptake protein, protein MHIRTIIRIVGILVALFSVTMLAPALVAYIYRDGAGLDFFSAFVICLILGLILWFPNRTHSQELRSKEGFLIVVLFWTVLGSVAAIPFMLSNELDMSVAEAFFEAFSGLTTTGATVISGLDSLPKAILFYRQMLQWLGGMGIIVLAVAILPILGIGGMQLFRAEIPGPVKDNKVAPRIAETAKTLWYIYLVLTISCTLLLWLAGMNMFDAICHAFSTIAIGGFSTYDASVGHFDSPMINMIIVVFLLIAGVNFSLHFAAFANRGLRLSVYRFDPEVKFFLGVQIVLTLICMSVLLAHQVYSDPWQALDQALFQSVSIATTAGFSTTGFAQWPLFLPVLLMMASFIGGCAGSTGGGMKVVRIMLLNLQGMRELKRLIHPRAVYRIKLGNKALADKVVEAIWGFFAAYALVFVLCMLALLATGMDELTAFTAVAATLNNLGPGLGEVAANFGTTSEAAKWIMILAMLFGRLEIFTLLVLFTPAFWRS, encoded by the coding sequence ATGCATATTCGCACCATCATTCGCATCGTCGGTATTTTAGTCGCGCTATTTAGTGTGACTATGTTGGCACCGGCCCTAGTGGCTTACATCTATCGAGATGGTGCTGGCCTCGATTTTTTTAGTGCCTTCGTGATCTGCTTAATTTTAGGTCTCATATTATGGTTCCCAAATCGTACTCATAGCCAAGAGCTGAGGTCTAAAGAAGGCTTCTTGATTGTGGTGTTGTTTTGGACGGTGCTGGGCAGCGTAGCCGCCATTCCTTTTATGTTGAGTAATGAGCTCGACATGTCGGTGGCAGAGGCCTTTTTTGAAGCCTTCTCCGGCCTCACCACCACAGGTGCCACTGTTATAAGTGGGCTCGACTCTTTACCTAAGGCAATCTTGTTCTATCGCCAAATGCTGCAGTGGTTAGGCGGCATGGGCATTATCGTATTGGCGGTGGCCATCTTGCCGATCTTGGGTATCGGTGGCATGCAGTTGTTTCGTGCCGAAATACCAGGGCCCGTTAAAGACAACAAGGTAGCACCGCGCATCGCCGAAACCGCCAAAACCCTGTGGTACATCTATCTAGTACTGACTATCTCTTGCACCTTGCTGTTGTGGCTGGCAGGGATGAATATGTTTGACGCTATCTGTCATGCGTTTTCTACCATCGCTATCGGCGGCTTCTCTACTTACGATGCCAGCGTCGGCCATTTCGATAGCCCCATGATCAATATGATAATCGTGGTGTTCTTATTAATAGCCGGCGTTAACTTCAGTTTACACTTTGCCGCCTTCGCCAATCGTGGTTTGCGCTTATCCGTGTATCGCTTTGATCCTGAAGTGAAGTTCTTTTTAGGCGTACAAATCGTACTAACGCTAATTTGTATGTCGGTCTTACTCGCTCACCAAGTGTATAGCGATCCTTGGCAAGCTTTAGACCAAGCCTTGTTTCAGTCGGTATCCATTGCCACCACGGCCGGTTTTAGCACTACAGGCTTTGCCCAATGGCCGTTATTTTTGCCGGTATTGCTGATGATGGCTTCCTTTATCGGCGGTTGTGCAGGCAGTACCGGTGGCGGCATGAAAGTGGTGCGTATCATGTTGCTCAACCTGCAGGGCATGCGGGAATTAAAGCGCTTGATCCACCCCAGAGCCGTTTATCGGATTAAGCTTGGCAATAAAGCATTAGCTGATAAAGTGGTGGAAGCCATATGGGGATTTTTTGCCGCCTATGCCTTGGTGTTTGTACTGTGCATGCTGGCGCTACTGGCGACCGGCATGGATGAATTAACGGCCTTTACCGCAGTCGCTGCCACGCTGAACAACTTAGGTCCGGGTTTAGGAGAGGTTGCCGCTAACTTTGGCACCACCTCTGAAGCCGCCAAGTGGATCATGATATTGGCCATGTTGTTTGGGCGTCTTGAAATATTTACCTTGCTAGTACTGTTTACGCCAGCATTTTGGCGTAGCTAA
- the hemG gene encoding menaquinone-dependent protoporphyrinogen IX dehydrogenase: MEKLLILYSSRNGQTKKIIDAMQGEFSGYEVELADLHGPLRKNLSKYDKVLIGASVRYGKFHPDLYHFINIHSEQLAAADSSFFCVCLTARKPEKANPSNNAYVKQFLAQSRWRPRTIGVFAGALQYSQYTWWQTRIIQLIMKMTGGSTDTSQDIEFTDWDKVHEFAHRIAHDKY; the protein is encoded by the coding sequence ATGGAAAAACTGTTGATACTTTATTCATCCCGTAATGGCCAAACCAAGAAAATTATCGATGCTATGCAAGGTGAATTTAGCGGCTATGAAGTGGAGTTGGCGGATCTGCATGGTCCGCTGCGCAAAAACCTCAGCAAGTACGATAAGGTGTTAATTGGCGCTTCTGTTCGCTATGGGAAGTTTCATCCCGATCTGTATCACTTTATTAATATCCACAGTGAGCAACTCGCGGCGGCTGACTCCAGCTTCTTTTGTGTCTGCCTGACGGCTCGCAAGCCAGAGAAAGCCAACCCAAGTAATAATGCCTATGTGAAGCAGTTCCTCGCCCAATCTCGCTGGCGGCCCCGAACCATAGGTGTGTTTGCTGGAGCGCTGCAATACAGCCAATACACCTGGTGGCAGACGCGCATCATTCAACTGATCATGAAGATGACCGGTGGCAGTACTGACACCAGTCAGGATATAGAGTTTACCGATTGGGATAAGGTACATGAGTTCGCTCACCGCATTGCCCACGACAAGTACTGA
- the fadB gene encoding fatty acid oxidation complex subunit alpha FadB: MIYQGEALSITLLADGIAKLCFANKGSVNKLDRNTLASLEAAVSALEQSSGITGLMLTSNKDAFIVGADITEFLSMFDLPPATLDDWLSQANRIFNRIEDLPYPTVSVIRGYALGGGCECALSTDFRIGDVSARIGLPETTLGIMPGFGGTVRLPRLIGADNAMEWITTGKDHKADACLTLGVLDAIVETEQLEASAIQLLKDAAAGKQDWQARRGQKTAPLTLDKLEAAMSFNTAKGMVSAKAGPHYPAPLLAVKTIAAAAGLARDEALKLEQQNFIKLTQTSVARALVGIFLNDQFIKGKAKQAAKAAPPTKKAAVLGAGIMGGGIAYQSASRGIPAIMKDINDQALQLGMTEAAKLLNKQLERGRIDGKKLAHVLASITPTLSYDGLQGVDTVVEAVVENPKIKGQVLAEVEAAVGKDTVIASNTSTIPISALAKNLKHPERFCGMHFFNPVHRMPLVEIIRGEHTSDDTINKVVAYAAAMGKSPIVVNDCPGFFVNRVLFPYFFGFTQLVADGADFVAVDKVMEKKFGWPMGPAYLLDVVGIDTCHHAATVMADGFPERMSKSGKDAIDVMYEQQRFGQKNGKGFYLYSEDHKGKLQKDADPESYQLLAEVAGKAVELSDDDIIARMMIPMINEVVLCLEEGIIGSPAEADMALVYGIGFPPFHGGVFRYLDNMGLSAYVALADKFAHLGPLYQVSEGLRQMAANNQSFYSVAQETKHE, from the coding sequence ATGATCTACCAAGGCGAAGCCCTCTCAATAACATTGCTGGCAGACGGAATTGCTAAACTCTGTTTTGCTAATAAAGGCAGCGTTAACAAACTAGACCGCAATACCTTAGCCTCACTGGAAGCAGCGGTCAGCGCATTAGAGCAAAGCTCAGGTATCACGGGCCTAATGCTGACCAGTAATAAAGACGCTTTTATTGTGGGCGCCGATATTACCGAATTCTTAAGCATGTTCGACCTACCACCAGCCACCTTAGACGACTGGCTATCCCAAGCAAATCGCATCTTTAACCGCATCGAAGACCTACCCTACCCCACCGTCTCGGTGATCCGCGGCTACGCACTGGGCGGCGGTTGTGAGTGCGCGCTGTCTACTGATTTTCGCATCGGTGACGTCAGTGCACGCATCGGCCTGCCAGAAACCACGCTCGGCATCATGCCAGGCTTTGGCGGTACGGTACGACTGCCTCGCTTAATCGGCGCCGATAACGCCATGGAGTGGATCACTACCGGCAAAGACCATAAAGCAGATGCGTGCTTAACGTTAGGTGTGCTGGACGCAATAGTTGAGACCGAACAGCTCGAAGCCTCGGCCATCCAATTATTAAAAGATGCAGCTGCCGGTAAGCAAGACTGGCAAGCAAGGCGCGGCCAAAAAACCGCACCATTAACGCTAGATAAACTCGAAGCCGCCATGAGCTTTAACACTGCTAAAGGCATGGTCTCCGCCAAGGCGGGTCCGCATTATCCTGCGCCCTTGCTCGCCGTAAAGACCATAGCCGCGGCGGCAGGTCTAGCACGCGATGAAGCGCTGAAACTTGAACAACAGAACTTTATTAAGCTCACCCAAACCTCAGTGGCCCGCGCCTTGGTCGGTATCTTCCTCAACGATCAATTTATTAAAGGCAAAGCCAAGCAGGCGGCCAAGGCTGCCCCACCCACCAAGAAGGCCGCCGTGCTCGGTGCCGGTATTATGGGCGGCGGTATCGCTTATCAGTCGGCATCTCGTGGCATACCGGCAATCATGAAAGACATCAATGACCAGGCACTGCAGCTTGGCATGACCGAAGCGGCCAAGTTGCTGAATAAGCAGCTAGAGCGTGGTCGCATTGATGGCAAAAAATTGGCACACGTGCTGGCCAGTATTACGCCCACGCTGAGCTACGACGGCTTGCAAGGCGTCGATACAGTGGTAGAAGCCGTGGTCGAAAACCCTAAAATCAAAGGCCAAGTGTTGGCAGAGGTGGAAGCCGCAGTGGGCAAAGATACGGTGATTGCCTCTAATACCTCGACCATTCCTATATCGGCTCTGGCTAAAAACCTTAAGCACCCTGAGCGCTTTTGCGGCATGCACTTCTTTAATCCAGTGCACCGCATGCCATTGGTGGAAATTATTCGTGGCGAGCACACCTCCGACGATACCATTAATAAAGTGGTGGCCTACGCGGCCGCTATGGGTAAGTCGCCGATTGTGGTCAACGACTGCCCGGGCTTTTTCGTCAACCGCGTACTGTTTCCCTATTTCTTTGGTTTTACCCAGTTAGTGGCCGATGGTGCCGACTTTGTAGCCGTCGATAAAGTAATGGAGAAAAAGTTCGGCTGGCCCATGGGTCCTGCGTACTTGTTGGATGTAGTAGGCATAGATACCTGCCACCATGCGGCGACGGTGATGGCCGACGGCTTTCCAGAGCGCATGAGCAAGTCGGGCAAAGATGCCATTGATGTCATGTATGAACAGCAGCGCTTTGGCCAGAAGAATGGCAAAGGTTTTTATCTTTATAGTGAAGACCACAAAGGCAAACTGCAGAAAGACGCAGATCCTGAGAGTTATCAGCTATTAGCCGAAGTGGCCGGTAAAGCGGTGGAGCTGAGCGATGACGATATTATCGCGCGCATGATGATCCCCATGATTAACGAAGTGGTGCTCTGCCTAGAAGAAGGCATTATCGGCTCGCCGGCAGAAGCCGATATGGCGCTGGTGTATGGCATCGGCTTTCCGCCTTTCCACGGCGGCGTGTTCCGTTACCTCGATAATATGGGCTTGAGCGCCTATGTGGCATTGGCCGATAAGTTCGCCCACCTAGGCCCGCTTTATCAGGTGAGTGAGGGTTTGCGCCAAATGGCGGCAAACAACCAAAGCTTCTACTCAGTGGCGCAGGAGACAAAACATGAATAA
- the fadA gene encoding acetyl-CoA C-acyltransferase FadA — protein MNKALNEVVIVDCIRTPMGRSKGGAFRHVRAEDLSAHLMQGLLARNPALAATDIEDIYWGCVQQTLEQGFNIARNAVLLAGLPKQVAAVTVNRLCGSSMQALHDASRAIMVGDGEVFMIGGVEHMGHVPMNHGVDFHPKLALNVAKASGMMGLTAEMLGRMYHVSREQQDAFAVRSHQRAHEATLAGRFANEILPTNGHSADGSLTLFETDEVIRPETSLESLAKLRPVFDPVNGSVTAGTSSALSDGAAAMLVMSAAKAKALGLKPRARIRAMAVAGCDPAIMGYGPVPAVHKALKRAGLSIADIDLFELNEAFAAQSIPVLKELGLLDVVDDKVNLNGGAIALGHPLGCSGARISTTLLNLMENKDATFGVATMCIGLGQGIATVFERV, from the coding sequence ATGAATAAGGCATTAAACGAAGTCGTGATTGTCGACTGCATACGTACCCCTATGGGTCGCTCTAAGGGTGGCGCTTTTCGCCACGTACGAGCCGAAGATTTATCGGCGCACCTGATGCAGGGCTTGCTCGCCAGAAATCCCGCCTTGGCGGCCACTGATATCGAAGATATTTATTGGGGCTGTGTTCAACAAACTCTGGAGCAGGGCTTTAATATCGCGCGTAACGCAGTACTGCTGGCTGGCCTGCCCAAGCAAGTGGCCGCCGTCACCGTGAACCGCTTGTGTGGCTCCTCAATGCAAGCACTGCACGATGCCAGTCGCGCCATTATGGTCGGCGACGGCGAGGTATTTATGATTGGCGGCGTGGAGCACATGGGGCATGTACCCATGAACCACGGCGTGGATTTTCATCCTAAATTGGCACTTAACGTAGCTAAAGCCTCGGGCATGATGGGCCTGACCGCCGAAATGCTCGGTCGCATGTATCACGTCAGCCGAGAGCAACAAGACGCCTTTGCCGTACGCTCCCACCAAAGAGCCCATGAAGCGACGCTCGCTGGGCGCTTCGCCAATGAAATCTTGCCCACTAACGGCCACAGTGCCGATGGCAGTCTGACCTTGTTTGAGACAGACGAAGTAATTCGCCCCGAGACCAGCTTGGAGTCTTTAGCTAAATTACGGCCGGTATTTGATCCGGTAAACGGCAGCGTTACCGCCGGTACTTCCTCGGCGTTATCAGATGGGGCTGCGGCCATGTTGGTGATGTCGGCCGCTAAAGCCAAAGCCTTAGGCCTTAAGCCTCGGGCGCGCATTCGCGCCATGGCGGTGGCGGGTTGTGACCCAGCCATTATGGGTTATGGTCCGGTGCCAGCAGTACACAAGGCCCTCAAGCGCGCCGGCTTGTCGATTGCTGACATTGATTTGTTTGAGCTGAACGAAGCCTTTGCCGCCCAATCTATACCGGTCTTAAAAGAGTTAGGCTTGTTGGATGTAGTAGACGACAAAGTGAACCTTAACGGCGGCGCCATTGCACTGGGCCATCCACTAGGCTGCTCAGGGGCACGTATTTCCACCACGCTGTTAAACCTGATGGAGAATAAAGACGCTACCTTTGGTGTCGCGACCATGTGCATCGGCCTCGGCCAAGGCATAGCAACCGTATTTGAGCGGGTGTAA
- a CDS encoding OmpA family lipoprotein — MKKICLAVVTTIALSACTTNPYTGESQSSKAAIGGGLGALAGAVIGGASASSSDRKKGILIGAASGAALGGGVGYYMDVQEAKLRDQMQGSGVSVTRSGDNIILNMPSSITFAVDSADLSPSFYNTLSGVALVLKEYDKTYVNVVGHTDNTGSASHNQQLSERRAGAVGQYLIGQGAAANRFNIRGVGFNQPVASNSSESGRAQNRRVEITLSPMQ; from the coding sequence ATGAAAAAAATATGCTTAGCTGTGGTTACTACCATCGCTCTTTCTGCTTGTACTACTAATCCGTATACCGGCGAATCACAATCTTCTAAAGCTGCGATTGGCGGCGGTTTAGGCGCGCTTGCCGGCGCGGTAATTGGTGGTGCATCTGCCAGCTCTAGCGACCGTAAGAAAGGTATCTTAATTGGTGCCGCCAGTGGCGCTGCGTTAGGCGGTGGTGTGGGTTATTACATGGACGTTCAAGAAGCCAAGCTGCGTGACCAAATGCAGGGTTCTGGTGTGAGCGTTACCCGTAGTGGCGACAACATTATCTTGAACATGCCAAGCTCTATTACCTTTGCAGTAGACAGTGCTGACTTGTCACCTAGCTTCTACAACACCTTAAGCGGTGTCGCTTTGGTACTGAAAGAGTACGACAAGACCTACGTAAACGTAGTGGGCCACACCGACAACACAGGTTCTGCGAGCCACAACCAACAGTTGTCTGAGCGTCGTGCCGGCGCCGTTGGCCAGTACCTGATCGGTCAAGGTGCTGCTGCTAACCGTTTCAACATCCGTGGCGTAGGCTTCAACCAGCCAGTAGCCAGCAACAGCTCTGAAAGCGGTCGCGCACAAAACCGCCGTGTAGAGATCACCCTGAGCCCAATGCAGTAA
- a CDS encoding YigZ family protein translates to MSPYLIPAASLVWEQEIKKSRFIAYIGHTATPEEGKAFVDAIRAKEPAARHHCWAFVAGQPTDSRVLGFSDDGEPSGTAGKPMLAQLQGSNIGEITAVVVRYFGGIKLGTGGLVRAYGGTLSMALAELALTERRIFSELSIKLQYAEMPIVEFLLAEFKGHWQTVEYGAEICGVLAVDSRDVPDFCAQLLDRSQGRVVATPLELGAV, encoded by the coding sequence ATGTCTCCCTACCTGATCCCTGCCGCATCCTTAGTGTGGGAGCAGGAGATTAAAAAAAGCCGTTTCATTGCTTATATAGGTCACACTGCGACACCCGAAGAGGGCAAAGCGTTTGTAGATGCCATTCGTGCTAAAGAGCCCGCGGCGCGCCATCATTGCTGGGCATTTGTGGCGGGCCAGCCCACAGATTCACGAGTATTGGGCTTTAGTGATGACGGCGAGCCGTCGGGCACCGCCGGTAAGCCGATGCTGGCGCAATTACAAGGCTCGAATATTGGCGAGATTACCGCCGTGGTGGTGCGCTATTTTGGCGGTATCAAACTGGGTACTGGCGGGTTAGTGCGTGCCTACGGCGGCACTTTGTCGATGGCATTGGCAGAATTAGCGCTGACCGAGCGACGAATTTTTTCTGAGCTGAGCATTAAGCTGCAGTACGCTGAAATGCCGATAGTGGAGTTTTTGCTCGCGGAATTTAAAGGCCATTGGCAAACTGTGGAATACGGCGCCGAGATCTGCGGCGTGTTGGCAGTAGATAGTCGTGATGTGCCAGATTTTTGTGCTCAATTGCTGGATCGTAGCCAAGGAAGAGTCGTTGCCACGCCGTTAGAACTGGGCGCGGTCTGA